The Papaver somniferum cultivar HN1 chromosome 3, ASM357369v1, whole genome shotgun sequence genome includes a region encoding these proteins:
- the LOC113358469 gene encoding probable plastid-lipid-associated protein 14, chloroplastic — MALCGIGFNSGLNGIGFKQYSRNSSSVILIKPTASTHLVRRKSNNPVRRRRSNINCSTKKDDQIVESVTVDEKLGPVMKFKMSDFTICDCTSVGLGGRADEIVFEAIVNNPQSPLYNSRVVLRRYTSSQAQRRGKRAIEVLKKLARRKFLYHSYSMQVHGYVASSGSTNESSFTLVHGYHGSYSLRHWLQLPDWLPTLEATLALDEESVRKVGDDKVGGSAISRKLRIIRILMRDLLVGVNYLHSHGLAHTELKLENVHISPLDRHIKVGILGNSSDFYEDNPGNSTLDANMDRRQMMIAFDMRCVGFMMAKIVLRELMDPIVFMTFKSFLTKGNQPSCLREFLLPILCKNSPSGNAGLQLLDRNWGAGWNLLSSLLATKPSERIHCLDALRHPFLCGPRWRVYPPMDMIRWGLGSTAVRITEEYIYGRHQRSRLAHFIELMEMLNPNQEPKNWLEFLPGKWRLLYSTGRHIGLTLRQPSTRVLIGDVYLSILQASATIDTITLTSNINFSVLVGPDWPHEKRGISGKLKVDSVVRVTAGKRKYLKEETGEAKNISYSSNTKDQVAQRPSKNWRRASPVKEPPSSLPVAKLASGEIEVTMNLDDSSLQKVNIAKNVIQEVRTLVPPEIFDVSKLVCGTFLDSRLLVLRGVNGSALLFTRSCR, encoded by the exons ATGGCTTTATGTGGAATTGGGTTTAATTCGGGATTGAATGGGATTGGATTTAAGCAATACAGTAGAAATTCATCCTCAGTAATACTAATTAAACCTACCGCTAGTACACATTTGGTTAGAAGAAAGAGTAATAATCCAGTGCGGAGACGAAGATCGAATATAAATTGTTCCACAAAGAAGGATGATCAAATTGTTGAATCCGTTACTGTTGATGAAAAGCTAGGACCTGTTATGAAGTTTAAAATGTCTGACTTTACGATTTGTGATTGTACTAGCGTTGGACTCGGTGGTAGG GCAGATGAGATTGTATTCGAAGCTATTGTAAATAATCCACAAAG TCCCTTGTATAATTCGAGGGTGGTGCTTCGAAGATATACTAGTTCACAAGCTCAGCGCAGAGGGAAACGGGCCATAGAG GTGTTAAAGAAGCTCGCACGACGGAAATTTTTATATCATTCATATTCAATGCAAGTTCATGGCTACGTGGCTTCTTCTGGTAGCACTAACGAAAGCTCATTTACTCTTGTTCATGGG tatcaCGGTAGTTACTCTCTAAGACATTGGCTCCAACTTCCGGATTGGCTTCCAACCTTAGAAGCTACTCTAGCATTGGATGAGGAGAGTGTAAGGAAGGTGGGAGATGACAAAGTTGGAGGATCTGCAATCTCCCGGAAGTTGCGAATTATTCGGATTCTAATGAGGGATCTTTTGGTTGGC GTGAATTATCTACACAGCCATGGACTCGCCCATACTGAGCTAAAGCTAGAAAATGTTCATATAAGTCCATTGGATAGACATATCAAA GTAGGAATTCTGGGCAATTCGTCGGACTTCTATGAAGACAATCCAGGTAACAGCACACTAGATGCCAACATGGACAGGCGCCAAATGATGATTGCATTTGACATGAG ATGTGTTGGTTTTATGATGGCAAAAATTGTATTGCGGGAGCTTATGGACCCTATAGTTTTCATGACATTCAAATCCTTCCTCACTAAG GGAAATCAACCATCATGCCTACGTGAGTTTCTCTTGCCAATTCTCTGCAAGAACTCTCCATCAGGAAATGCTGGTTTGCAA TTACTTGATAGGAATTGGGGTGCAGGTTGGAACCTTTTATCATCGTTGCTTGCAACAAAACCTAGCGAGAGAATACA TTGTCTGGATGCTCTAAGACACCCATTTCTTTGTGGACCAAGATGGCGTGTATACCCGCCCATGGACATGATCAGGTGGGGTCTAGGTTCTACTGCTGTTCGGATTACAGAGGAATATATTTATGGGCGACATCAG CGTAGCAGGCTAGCACACTTCATCGAATTGATGGAGATGTTAAATCCCAATCAAGAGCCCAAG AACTGGCTCGAGTTCCTTCCAGGAAAGTGGCGTCTGTTGTACTCTACTGGAAGGCACATTGGTTTAACTCTTCGGCAACCTTCTACGAGGGTTCTAATCGGTGATGTGTACCTCAGTATATTACAGGCTTCTGCAACGATAGACACCATCACGCTCACTTCAAATATTAATTTCTCAGTCTTGGTTGGCCCAGATTGGCCGCATGAAAAGCGCGGCATATCTGGGAAGTTGAAAGTAGATTCTGTAGTTAGGGTAACAGCTGGGAAGAGAAAATACCTCAAGGAAGAGACCGGTGAAGCAAAAAATATTTCTTACTCATCGAACACAAAAGATCAAGTTGCTCAAAGACCGTCTAAGAACTGGAGAAGGGCTAGTCCTGTTAAAGAACCTCCATCTAGCCTTCCAGTTGCTAAGCTTGCTTCGGGTGAGATCGAGGTAACAATGAATCTCGATGATTCGTCATTGCAGAAGGTTAATATTGCAAAGAATGTAATTCAGGAGGTCCGAACATTGGTTCCCCCagaaatatttgatgtgtctAAACTAGTGTGCGGGACCTTTTTGGATTCTAGACTTCTAGTCCTTCGAGGGGTAAATGGATCTGCGTTGCTTTTTACCAGATCATGTAGATAa